A portion of the Myripristis murdjan chromosome 13, fMyrMur1.1, whole genome shotgun sequence genome contains these proteins:
- the otol1b gene encoding LOW QUALITY PROTEIN: otolin 1b (The sequence of the model RefSeq protein was modified relative to this genomic sequence to represent the inferred CDS: deleted 1 base in 1 codon) has protein sequence MERRMNDKTTSQSAMRITSCQVDSFCCCSCGSPHCGVTTLKRKPHRKPKYQYSKKPVPQVTAHSPLTTKALKAADSGSPVEPYPLATTERTTYPSHIFPEYNTESTGPPGAGHENYTLDYNECYFNFCECCPPERGPRGPKGDRGLPGAPGEKGEPGPSGFPGLHGLRGAMGFKGDKGEKGDRGNIGLAGTTGIPGKPGEKGDTGSKGEKGEIGPRGAKGHCGEKGERGQNGSIGGKGEPGKEGPAGPPGLAGAQGLKGDKGDKGECGTLGERGQKGERGDIGPPGVPGGMGPPGLNGKNGLPGPTGPPGDPGHPGAQGEPGVRGPQGPQGIRGMSGPKGDRGYPGMRGERGIRGIKGARGAGVPQKRSAFSVGISPSKSFPPSGFPIRFDKVFYNEENHFNISANCFTCVHAGVYVFSFHITVRNRPLRATLVVNGSRRVRTRDSLYGQDIDQASSLVVLRLAVGDQVWLETLRDWNGAYASSEDDSIFSGFLLYSDKV, from the exons atggagaggaggatgaatgACAAGACCAC ATCCCAGTCAGCCATGAGGATTACCTCCTGTCAAGTCGACTCTTTTTGCTGTTGTAGCTGTGGTAGCCCTCACTGTGGTGTCACTACTCTGAAGCGAAAACCACACCGAAAACCCAAGTACCAGTACAGCAAGAAGCCGGTCCCTCAGGTCACCGCTCACAGCCCTCTGACCACCAAGGCTCTGAAGGCAGCGGACAGCGGCAGCCCTGTGGAGCCCTACCCACTGGCCACCACAGAGAGGACCACCTACCCAAGTCACATCTTCCCCGAGTACAACACCGAGAGCACCGGGCCTCCTGGTGCTGGCCATGAGAACTACACCCTGGATTATAACGAGTGTTACTTCAACTTCTGTGAGTGCTGTCCACCTGAGAGAGGCCCCCGG GGCCcaaagggagacagaggactGCCAG GAGCACCAGGTGAAAAAGGCGAGCCAGGACCCAGCGGTTTTCCTGGACTGCATGGTCTGAGGGGTGCTATGGGGTTTAAAGGAGACAAAG GAGAAAAAGGTGACCGAGGAAATATTGGCTTGGCTGGGACAACAGGAATTCCAGGGAAACCAGGAGAGAAAG GTGACACTGGCTCCAAAGGTGAGAAAGGTGAAATAGGACCACGTGGTGCCAAAGGTCATTGTGGGGAGAAAGGTGAACGTGGCCAGAATGGGAGCATTGGTGGGAAAGGAGAACCAGGAAAGGAGGGGCCAGCTGGACCACCGGGACTGGCTGGAGCACAGGGTCTAAAAGGAGACAAGGGGGATAAAGGGGAGTGTGGCACattgggagagagaggacaaaaaggTGAGCGAGGGGACATTGGGCCTCCTGGTGTACCAGGAGGAATGGGCCCTCCTGGATTGAATGGCAAGAATGGTCTCCCAGGTCCTACAGGCCCTCCAGGAGATCCAGGGCATCCGGGAGCACAAGGTGAGCCAGGGGTCAGAGGGCCACAGGGACCACAGGGGATAAGGGGGATGTCCGGGCCAAAAGGGGACAGAGGTTATCCTGGgatgagaggggagaggggtATTCGCGGGATCAAAGGGGCCAGGGGAGCAGGGGTCCCACAGAAACGCTCTGCCTTCAGTGTAGGCATCTCTCCCAGCAAATCGTTCCCTCCCTCTGGCTTCCCCATCCGCTTCGACAAGGTCTTCTACAACGAGGAGAACCACTTCAACATCTCTGCCAACTGCTTCACATGCGTTCATGCTGGGGTTTATGTCTTCTCCTTCCACATCACTGTGCGCAATCGGCCACTGCGTGCCACCCTGGTGGTGAACGGGTCGCGGCGTGTAAGGACGCGGGACTCCCTTTACGGCCAAGACATCGACCAGGCATCCTCTCTGGTGGTGCTGCGGCTGGCGGTGGGCGACCAGGTGTGGCTGGAGACTCTGAGAGACTGGAATGGAGCTTATGCCAGCAGTGAGGATGACAGCATCTTTTCTGGATTCTTGCTGTACTCGGACAAAGTC